The Mus musculus strain C57BL/6J chromosome 2, GRCm38.p6 C57BL/6J genome has a window encoding:
- the Olfr1087 gene encoding olfactory receptor 1087, whose amino-acid sequence MEKNNLTAVTQFILMGITERPELQAPLFGLFLVIYLSSMFGNLGMIILTTVDSKLQTPMYFFIRHLAITDLGYSTAVGPKMLVNFVVDLNIISYNLCATQLAFFLVFIISELLILSAMSYDRYVAICKPLLYTVIMSQRVCQVLVAIPYLYCTFVSLLVTIKIFTLSFCGYNVISHFYCDSLPLLSLICSNTNEIEMIILVLAAFNLISSLLVVLVSYLFILIAILRMNSAEGRRKAFSTCGSHLTVVTVFYGTLIFMYVQPQSSHSFDTDKVASIFYTLIIPMLNPMIYSLRNKDVKYALQRSLKKIYSILS is encoded by the coding sequence ATGGAAAAGAACAACCTCACAGCAGTGACTCAATTCATCCTGATGGGTATTACTGAGCGCCCTGAACTACAGGCCCCATTGTTTGGATTGTTCCTAGTCATCTACTTGAGCTCAATGTTTGGCAACTTGGGCATGATCATTCTAACCACAGTGGACTCCAAATTGCAAACACCCATGTACTTTTTCATTAGACACCTGGCTATCACAGACCTTGGTTATTCTACAGCTGTGGGACCTAAGATGTTGGTAAATTTTGTTGTAGATTTGAACATAATCTCCTATAATCTTTGTGCTACACAGCTagctttttttcttgtgtttataATTAGTGAGCTTTTGATTCTGTCTGCAAtgtcctatgaccgctatgtggccatctgtaagCCCCTCCTCTACACTGTCATCATGTCGCAAAGGGTGTGTCAGGTGCTGGTGGCAATCCCCTATTTGTACTGCACATTTGTTTCTCTTCTAGTTACCATAAAGATTTTTACATTGTCTTTCTGTGGGTATAATGTCATCAGTCATTTCTACTGTGACAGTCTTCCCTTGTTATCTTTGATCTGTTCAAACACAAATGAAATTGAAATGATTATTCTGGTCTTAGCAGCTTTTAATTTGATATCCTCCCTTCTAGTGGTCCTTGTTTCTTACCTGTTCATCCTTATAGCCATTCTCAGAATGAACTCGGCTGAGGGCAGACGCAAggctttctcaacctgtggttcccACCTGACAGTGGTCACTGTCTTCTATGGTActttaatatttatgtatgtgcagcCTCAGTCCAGTCACTCTTTTGACACGGATAAAGTGGCTTCCATCTTTTATACCCTGATTATACCCATGTTAAACCCCATGATATACAGTTTGAGGAACAAAGATGTAAAATATGCACTTCAAAGGTCATTGAAAAAGATATACAGCATACTCTCATAA